The following are encoded in a window of Gammaproteobacteria bacterium genomic DNA:
- a CDS encoding dephospho-CoA kinase, producing the protein MDRKQVLLAGGIGSGKSEVGRLLQARGCCIIDADQVGHEVLEPGGEVFDHVAAAFPDTLVDGTIDRSLLAGEVFADPIKLLQLESLTHPAIRARIRRSVEECGSRVVVVEVPLISDFLGDGWIRVVVDAPTERRLHRLQVRGMDAEDARRRMDAQPSRRQWREAADFLVDNSGDLEDLEREVERLWAWLSD; encoded by the coding sequence ATGGATCGGAAGCAAGTGTTACTGGCTGGAGGGATCGGATCCGGCAAGAGCGAGGTCGGAAGGCTGCTTCAAGCACGTGGTTGCTGCATCATCGACGCAGATCAGGTTGGACACGAGGTGCTCGAACCTGGAGGTGAAGTGTTCGATCATGTGGCTGCGGCCTTCCCGGACACACTCGTCGACGGTACGATCGATCGAAGTCTGCTCGCCGGCGAAGTGTTCGCCGATCCGATCAAACTGCTGCAGCTCGAGTCGTTGACTCACCCCGCCATTCGTGCCCGGATTCGCCGGAGCGTCGAGGAATGCGGTAGTCGTGTCGTCGTCGTTGAAGTGCCGTTGATCTCCGATTTCCTGGGCGATGGCTGGATACGGGTGGTGGTCGATGCACCGACGGAACGCAGGCTGCATCGACTCCAAGTACGGGGCATGGACGCAGAGGATGCGCGCCGGAGAATGGACGCACAGCCATCGCGTCGACAGTGGAGGGAGGCTGCCGATTTCCTCGTCGACAACAGTGGTGATCTCGAAGACCTCGAACGTGAGGTCGAACGCCTGTGGGCCTGGCTCAGCGACTAG
- a CDS encoding Flp family type IVb pilin gives MLTLWIASQHHWTTFKNDRGASMVEYALLVVLIAIVALVAVKFAGSQVSKTFSDIGSGLGNA, from the coding sequence ATGTTGACACTGTGGATCGCATCCCAACACCACTGGACCACATTCAAGAACGATCGGGGAGCGAGCATGGTCGAATACGCGCTCCTGGTAGTGCTGATCGCTATCGTCGCCCTGGTCGCCGTCAAGTTTGCAGGGTCGCAGGTCTCCAAGACCTTCAGCGACATCGGAAGCGGACTCGGAAACGCCTAG
- a CDS encoding response regulator: protein MINVAIADDHRLFADGLAEALGGLPDINAVGVAYDGAQLMAVLDQQPADVAIVDLEMPILDGIQVLAALGSRVPAIVVTMHADAQHRARAVAAGAAAFLSKSTPLPQLAAAIRAVAAGHRFAHVTTLRDILEPFDKPVLDPGAMLLTSREREVLALLGRGVTATEELADRLFISKKTVKNHLASIFEKLDVSDRAQAAVEAIRLGIAPRR from the coding sequence ATGATCAACGTCGCCATTGCAGATGACCATCGACTCTTTGCAGATGGACTCGCCGAAGCTCTTGGAGGCCTCCCTGACATCAACGCGGTCGGAGTCGCATACGACGGCGCCCAGCTGATGGCCGTGCTCGACCAACAACCCGCCGATGTCGCCATCGTCGACCTGGAAATGCCGATCCTCGATGGAATCCAGGTTCTGGCCGCCCTCGGTTCGCGAGTACCCGCGATCGTCGTCACCATGCACGCCGACGCCCAACATCGCGCACGCGCCGTTGCGGCGGGAGCGGCAGCTTTCCTGTCGAAGTCCACACCCTTGCCGCAACTCGCCGCGGCGATCAGAGCCGTGGCGGCAGGTCACCGCTTCGCCCATGTCACCACTCTGCGTGACATTTTGGAGCCATTCGACAAACCAGTGCTCGATCCGGGAGCCATGCTGCTGACCAGCCGCGAGCGTGAGGTTCTTGCCCTTCTCGGCCGAGGCGTCACAGCAACCGAAGAGCTTGCAGATCGCCTGTTTATCTCGAAGAAAACAGTGAAGAACCACCTCGCTTCGATCTTCGAAAAGCTCGATGTCAGCGATCGTGCCCAGGCCGCGGTCGAAGCCATCCGCCTCGGTATCGCTCCTCGACGCTAA